TTCATACTATAACTAGATAACAAGAATCATTATGGCATTGACATTATAAAGATTTTTGCAATTGTAGAACCCATTTAGTCAATCAATTGCTGAAGTGATTGTATTTATTCCCAGGGACTTTCCAAATGTCAGCAAACATTAATCATCATGTTTACTAGAAAATCATGTACGTGGGCCTACGAGTTCATCATCCTTCAACTAGCCGAAAAAGGCAAAGGCAAAAGCAAAAGGGATAAGAACAGTAGCTTTTAAAGGGGGTTGTTGAGAATTGGGGAGTTTCGGGCTTGATTGAAGAAAATGTTTGTTACCTCTTTGAAACCACGATCTTCGAACTGCCTGGCGAATGTGACGTTCATGTTTCTCTAGAAGTTCATCAAGTCGGTTTGATTGACATAACAAAGGTCCTGAAAATTCAACCAAGCCCTCTCTATCCTGAAAACCAAAGCCAAGACACCAGTGAGTTGCCGATGTTTTAAATTTCGAACTAAGACCTCGACATAAAACCATGAATAAGATAAGCCAaccattaaagaaaaaaaatctcgACAAAAATGAGCTTGCTTCCATTCATTTAGGCATTAACTTTGCGTATTACATAACTGTAAATCATTGTAATGCACAAAGTGAAAAGATTTGATCTAATTATCCTTTAATTATGTTGTATAAAATACATGATTAGCACTAATTATATGAACTAACCATGTGGTTTCTCCTTGTTCCCATCTCCTTTTGATAAAGTGCTAAGGATAATTCCTGTGAATGGTATTCATCCGAGGCATCAAAAGAGTCGGGCCGCTCAAACTGGCTCCATTGTCTTCTTACTGTATGCTTAAGAGCTTCATAGTAATCATGCCCTCTAGAAAAAGCACGGGTTCCCAGAGATTTATCGCCATTTTCGTGCTTCTTTACCTCAGAATCACTTCTTTCATTTGATGTTAAATAGGTTTCTAGACCATTGAAACTAAGCTTCGAACTGGACCGTCGGTGTGATCTAACAAATACATCATCCCTTCGGTTTTTAGCCCATGCAAAGCCGCTTGAGGCTGAAACTTGCAAGGGACCTGAATATGGTACGTCTCCTTGAGAAGCATTCTTCGAATGGGAAATTTCTTCTCGTCGATCAATTGATGGTTTCGGTGGTTCCCTCCCTTTTATGTCTTCTTCTGGATGGAAGAGTGCTAAACTTCCGTTGATTTTGACTCTCTGTGTTTCTTGAGGTTGGGGTGGCAACGGCAGCTCCTGCAAGGGAAAGTAAAGCAGTTAGGAACAAGTTTATTCTTGTGCCTAATACTGAGACGGCAAGATATTAAGACAAACCTCAGCTGGGGCAGGTTTGCGTATGCCGTTTGGTTTCTTACTTGTCTTTCTTCCTGTTTCAAGCCCACGAACTCTTCCATTGACTTTTTTCCTGTAAAACAAATGGCAAAACCGTCATGCAAAGTCTAACAAGAAAACAAAGCTTCACCACCTCACAGGAGAAGTTAACTGaactcctcctcctcctcctcctcctcatcatcattatccCAATGAGTCCTGCTCAGAggcagggtctggggagggtgGGAAAGAAGGCAAACCAATACCGTCATCACAAAGAGGTCGTAATCGAAGATAAGTTAACTGAGCTAAAACTATCATATCCTAAAACCAACGTCGCAATTAGCATATCTTAAATCCGACATCACAAATATCATATCGTAAAGCCAATATTACATTGCCAAATTAGCACAAAAGGTTTGTGTAAACAATTGCTGACATTATTTTAGTAGAAACAGCTTCCGAAATATTGGTCTTGCTCCAAATCAAaacatcaaaaagaaaaagaaatattaccttcttgtgtcTTCACGACCTTTGGCATCGATTTCTTTGTTAGGAGGATATTTTGGCAAAGTTGATGGGTCACACGCATAAGGTTTAGAGCTGAAATACTGAAAATTGATCAAAAGAATTCCGAGTTTAGAAGGGATACGAGATGCCATATACCTAAGACAATGCTTCAAGAAACAAAATGCAAGATTACGGGAAAACAGATTTAAACTAAATTAAGTACGGTACCTCAAAACATAGAGCAGACGTGGCACTTCCACGCTTGTACGGCTCCACAGAAAGTAAAGTTTCAATAAGGTCCACTGCAGTTGCGGGCATATCTTTACAAGTTAACAAAAGAGAACTCTCATAGCGCTGCTGCGGCTTAAAAAGAGTGGCATGCGGAAGTTTTGATTTCTTCCAATACTCGTCAGGTGGAGACCCACAAAGTTTAAAGATTTTATGGAGTTGTTCAACCTGTTCATCAAGTAAAAACAAATTTCTCAAGCTTGGAGTAAAAACAAGCAAATCACAAAGCTCAATGCAATTTGATTTAAGTAATTGGTTCATCacactgtcacatgattcactaatctccttgcggATCGCGAATTAAAGAAGGCGAATTATGGTtgattttgggctattttagggtcattttgagcgaatcgcgaatccaaataataattaattggcGAATCATGTTACATTCATCACATAATGGAAAACTATCACTTTCACAAAAAGTAATCACCTCGGTTCTCCCTTGAAGAATAGGCTTTCCCAGGAGAACTTCAGCAAATACACAACCGACACTCCAGAGGTCAACAGAAGGTCCATAATCTGTAGCCCCGAGAAGGAGTTCGGGAGGTCGGTACCACAAAGTTACAACACGGCTGGTTAATGGCTGTCTGCGTGACGTACTGCAGAAGTTGGCCAAACCAAAATCAGCCACCTTCAAAATTCCTTCATTATTTACCAGAAGATTTGATCCTTTAATATCCCGATGCATTATACCTCGTTGATGGCAATGCTCAATCCCGGATAATAGTTGCTTCATATAGCATTTAACCTGCATATTccattaaaattaaacaaactagCTTGAAAAGAACAGTAAGCACAGAAAGGAAACAAAAAAGGGCAGCATTTTACTCCAATATTGTGATAACAACACATATGCCAAATTAAAGCTTCATTCTTTCCACCTAAATTTATgaactaaaattttttttaagaacttCATTAGTGGATTACAAATTTGGGGTGCCGCATTGTAACTTATCTACATTCATTGAAACCTGATAATATTTAGACATATCGGACGCTTGGAACATGTGACATCAGTactcgagtccaagtaacatagatgGAAACTTAGAGAAGGTTtgaattgccaaaaataaaGTTCGGAAACGGAATCAAGAAATTCAATCTATTACCGTTTGTTTGTTTTCTAACATCAATAACCAATTCAATTACAAGGAAAACgatatatttcatttgttacCTAACCCCTCGCCTTCATCTCTACTCTCAAGTATTACAATTTCCATTTCTCAAGTATTTCTAAACTATATCAACTATCCTTATCgttaatattatttatcaagTGTTTCCATTTGATTCCATTTCACCATTCATACAAAAAGACCCCTTAGTTACAATAGAATTGTGTATGAACTAAATAGAGCCTTAAAAAGTACAAGCAACAAATGAGAAATAAAGCTGAACAAACCTGTGCCTCAGTAAAGTTAATATCAGGACAAGAAACAAGTCCGGCAAGATCATGTTCCATATACTCAAAGACAAGGTATATGCTGCAAGATAATTTGGAAGTGACTATTCCTTCCAGCTTAATAACGTTAGGATGATCAAGCCTGCGGAGGATCAAAATTTCTCGGGCCATAAACCTAACACTCTCCGGCTCAAAATTGTCGAACCGCACCTTCTTCAAAGCAACTATCTTCCCGGTTTCAAGGTCACGTGCCCGAAAAACGCTACTATATGTTCCTTGGCCAATCTAAGGAAAAGGAAATGGAAAACAAGCACCAATAAGACTATAAAACTATACATACTCATGTTCTGCATATATTACAAGAGTGCTATGTAAAATCTATGTTACTCGGATTCtttattttgcttcacgtacccatgtccgatccttgatgctccaacattggtatgacacttagaaacttcattttaggcgtaaattgaatatttagacgtatccgacactttATTTATTCTAAAGTCCAAAACTCTTGCTCAAACATAAAAACTTGATAGGAAAATGAGGAAATGATTAAGATTTAGCCTATGTCAAAACTAGTTTCATGTATACTACTATACTTCATACAACTGTATGTTAGAGaaacaatcatcatcatcatcaattcatcatcatacccGGTATATCTAACTCATAAGAGCTATGACCGAGATATGGGAGGTTGTATGTGGATGACGACAAaccatacccttatcaaaaGAGAAAGGAGGTTGCGGCCAATAAAACCCTCAAAATAGGAAACACTAACAGTAAAATCTCAGTAAAAACTAGCCACATGATTTCCAACAACAAAATCAGTTAGATTTGAAATTAATACTTCAGATCACAGAAAAGTAGGAAACAAGAAACAAGCACAATCACATTCTAAAACAACCAATACCAGAATTTGGCCCCAGGTAAAACTTAGTACCAGAACAAGCATCCAAATTCATCTTCAACCACCCAATAAAAGACAGAAAATACATGAAATAGACAAATTACATAAACAAAGTAAACCATACCCAAATCAGTGATTTTAGTTTTTGCATATTCTTTTATTAGATAAAACATACTATCATACTACAGAACAAATATTCATCTCACTGTCACAGAATTTTTAAACagaataatagaaaaatacaaACTTTAATTCCTACTTTCTTTTCTTGGCAGAAAACCTAATCAATTTTCCACAATCAAAGAATTAGATACTCATTCCACATCTCAAGattttgaaaattcaatttttttttgaaaaattataaaactttatAGGAAGAAACAAAATCCACACCACAAatcacaaaattttaaaaagaaaatcaaaattcacTAATACAATAAACCcaaaatatattttcataatttaggCAAACCCACCTTTTCTAATTTCTCAAAAGAATCAACTTTGAGGGGCAACCAACCATGAATGGCTTCACTAGCAACAGCACTTAACCAAGCAGGCCAACCAGCAGCCACTTGTTCACCTTCAACATACTTCTGCAAATTCCCTAACCTGAAACTCACTGACTCACTCCCACACGTTGAGCTGACTCGTCCTAACtcaccatcaccaccaccaccgGAGTTAAACTTTTTCTTACTATCTAACTCAGTGGGTCCCACTCTACTACGGCCAGAACCACCCACAACCACATTGTCCCTAAAAACACCAGAATAATCCAACGCCGGCGTCACTGGAACTCCTCCTTTAGAACTCACACAACCCATTattcaaaaaattcaaataaaaaaatatttgatccccaattttcaaaaaaattaaaatctataaaatgaaatcaaaaaataagaaaaacccaAGATATTCttaggatcattgaagaaaacCCAGATTGtgaaaatgagattaaaaaaaaaaaaaaaggggtttAGGTGAAATTAGTAAAGGGAATGTGGAAATGAGGAAGAGTGAGAGAATTATATATGGAGAATCAATGATAGTGATTTTGGTGATGTGGCTTTGTTGGTTAACTTTACAGTAGTAGCATAATTACTAATTAGTATaggagaaattaaaattagagtatttattttatttaacaatGGAGAAAAGTTTAGATTTTTGTATACGCTTAAAAATGGGTAATGCGGGGATTGCGGAAGGCGGAAGCCGGAAGCCGGAAGGCGAAAGAGTACAGTTAGGGGAATTGAATCAGGAATTTTATGCACAGAtcaattgaatttaaaattaagcgaccgaaatactttttttttttttttctttgctttCTCATTTCTGTTTACTTTTGTAAACTTAATGACTACCGACTTTGACTCTTTGctctaatttttcatttaatgaagtctagttttttgtttttcttaatgaGGAATTGAGGATAGATTGATTGAAGTGTGAACACGACAAGAATTAAGAATTCAATGTATGATTTTACTTCAAAAAAGTATTAgtatatactctaattaaaatagtaaaaattttctagaataatctaattttttttatatttttcaataataatctcaatttttgattaaccataaatactCTCAATTATAAGCGGTGCTTACTAAAAATGCATCAAGATAACCTCTTACCTATACAATAAGtcattttgaataaaaaaaataaaaaagtaaatgtaaaattaaatcataaaaaaatagaaaaattttaaaaattaaaaagatgaatagagtaagtttattttttgattttaacttttaatttttaatatttggaaaaattgtcc
This Amaranthus tricolor cultivar Red isolate AtriRed21 chromosome 13, ASM2621246v1, whole genome shotgun sequence DNA region includes the following protein-coding sequences:
- the LOC130798273 gene encoding protein IMPAIRED IN BABA-INDUCED STERILITY 1-like, giving the protein MGCVSSKGGVPVTPALDYSGVFRDNVVVGGSGRSRVGPTELDSKKKFNSGGGGDGELGRVSSTCGSESVSFRLGNLQKYVEGEQVAAGWPAWLSAVASEAIHGWLPLKVDSFEKLEKIGQGTYSSVFRARDLETGKIVALKKVRFDNFEPESVRFMAREILILRRLDHPNVIKLEGIVTSKLSCSIYLVFEYMEHDLAGLVSCPDINFTEAQVKCYMKQLLSGIEHCHQRGIMHRDIKGSNLLVNNEGILKVADFGLANFCSTSRRQPLTSRVVTLWYRPPELLLGATDYGPSVDLWSVGCVFAEVLLGKPILQGRTEVEQLHKIFKLCGSPPDEYWKKSKLPHATLFKPQQRYESSLLLTCKDMPATAVDLIETLLSVEPYKRGSATSALCFEYFSSKPYACDPSTLPKYPPNKEIDAKGREDTRRKKVNGRVRGLETGRKTSKKPNGIRKPAPAEELPLPPQPQETQRVKINGSLALFHPEEDIKGREPPKPSIDRREEISHSKNASQGDVPYSGPLQVSASSGFAWAKNRRDDVFVRSHRRSSSKLSFNGLETYLTSNERSDSEVKKHENGDKSLGTRAFSRGHDYYEALKHTVRRQWSQFERPDSFDASDEYHSQELSLALYQKEMGTRRNHMDREGLVEFSGPLLCQSNRLDELLEKHERHIRQAVRRSWFQRGKKQGK